In Desulfosporosinus youngiae DSM 17734, the genomic stretch TGGGAGTTGTCATTGCTTATGCAATGCAGCTCGACCGGTCTAAGTCAGTTTTAATGGTGATCTATTTTATCTTATCAGGTATTCTGGTAGGAATCTTTGCTTCGTTAAAGAATTATATTCGGTTTTTAAAACCCATCTATAGTATGCAGCAAAAGATTTTTCTGGTAGCCCAGGGGGATCTGACGCAAAGAGTCAAGGTTTCAGAAAAAAGCGAAATTGCTGAGTTGGGGCGCTCATTTAATCACATGATGAATAACTTCGGAACGATTATTACTAAGTTACGCGAGATGTCAAAAGTTTGGGTTGCTTCCTCTGAGGAATTATCAGCAAGCTCGGAAGAAGTGACTGCTTCCAACAGCAGTGTCGCGGATTATACAACTCAAATGGCTTCGGATGCCCAGGAACAAGCAAGGAATCAACAACAGCTGCTGGTAATGGTCAGAGAAATCGAAAATGCTGCTCAAATGATCGCGGAAAGGGCTACGTCTGTTTCTCATGAGGCCATCGGATCTGAGAAGCATTCGGGGGACGGCTTGGCCAAACTTTTAATCATTGTGAATACGATGGAAGAGACAAATGAATCGGTAACTAATTCTATGCGGACAATAGAAGATCTGGCTGAGCAATCAAATCGGATCGGTACAATCACGGAGACGATTGCTCAGGTGGCACGCCAAACCAATCTTTTAGCGCTTAATGCCGCCATAGAAGCTGCACGAGCGGGAGAACACGGAAAGGGCTTTGCCGTTGTTGCCGATGAAATTCGTAAACTGGCAGAAAATGTAGCCTCATCCACTCAGGAAGTTGCCGTTATCACGACCCTTATCCAAGAGAGTATCGGCCACTCTGTTCAAGGAATGATGCAGACCGATTCTAAAGTTAAAGAAAGTGTGCGTTCTATTCAGGAGGCACAAGAAACGTTAACTACTATAGCCAATTCGACTCAGGAAGTGTCCCGCGATATTTCTGATATTGCAGCCTCCAGCGAGCAAATGCTTAGCAGTATAGAAGAAATAAATCAATATGTTGACAGAGTCAGGCAAGTTTCTGAAGAAGCGGTATTTAAAACAGAAACCATCAGGGAGTCGACTGTGGAAGTGACGGCAACAATGCAAAGTGTTGCCGCAACAGCTCAAACCTTAGCCCACAGTGCAAACCAGATACAAGATGTGGTTGAACAATTTAAGGTAGAAACACGACCACTGATGGAATTAAAACCAACGGTAAATGCATAGAATCCCGATTATGGAAAACAATATAAAGCAGAATAAGGAGGTGCTTTATATTGATTCAATTATCCGAGAAGGAAAAATTACTATTAATGGACCAAAAAACTCATGAGGAAATCTGTGTCGACAAATACGCCAAATATGCTAACCAAGCTCAAGATCCTCAATTGAAGCAGTTATTTAACTCTTATTCGGGTAAAGAGCAAGTACACTTAGATACAATCAATCAGTTATTGAGCGGACAGATGCCTAACATGGGGGGGCAACAAAACCAAGGTCAGCAAGGGCAAAATCAGCAAGGACAACAAGCTCAGCCCCAGCAAATGCCAAACCCGCAACAGATGGCCGGCGGCAATCAAGCTTATAATCAAGTGGATGCTAAACTTTGTACAGACATGTTAATGACTGAGAAGTATGTGTCCGGTGCATATGATACTGCGATATTTGAATTCAGAGATCCTAATATACGTCAGATCCTCAATCATATCCAAAAGGAAGAACAGGAACACGGCGAAGGAATTTTCCAATATATGCAGGGTCATGGGATGTATCAAGTCCACTAGGATAGATCAATTGATTTGACATAGCGTGATCCATGTTAAGCGCGGCTTTTTTAAGAAAGCCGCGCTTAATTTATGCTTTATTGGGTTATAAAAACAATAACTTTGCCTGAGAAACAAAGTTAGTTTTTTTTATATAAGATATTGCATTAAGCAAGTTTTTGAATATAATTAAAATATGAACACATAAGCATATGATCATATATGAAAAATGCTTGGTCATGGCAAAAAAGAAGGAGGAACTTGGAAATAATCGTTCTTAGAACTGTCCCTGGATAGTCCGATTTGTGAATCAGTATGTGTCTATACTGATTTGAGCGAGTCAGTTAGTCAAACACTGAATATCAAGTGGGCAGGTATATCAATCCTCTGCATCTCTTTAATTGCGTGTTATCATGAGCAACAGTCTGGTAAATACTCCAGAGAAGGAAAGCCGGTTTATGATTCTTTAGATGATGGGCATGTCAAATCCCTTTATCGTGATGGCCTGGAGCTTATCTCAGAAGGCCGCGGATAGAAATTTACAGATATAATTGATTTGGAGGAGAAAAGAATGAATGGAGAACAAGAAGGTCAAAAACGGATTAAGTACCGGTTAGAAGGTTTATGTTGTGCAAATTGTGCGATTAAAATTGAAAAAGCCTTTTGCTCTGAAGAAATGATTGGAGAAACCTCCCTGAATTTTGCTACGCAAACGGTCTACCTGCCTCCTGCGGCGCTTGAACTTGCTCAACGTATTGTTGACCGGATTGAGCCAGGTGTTATCTTAAAACCATTGGACCAAATAAGCAGGCGTCTGCAAAAAGAAGAGAATGCTTCAGACGCCGGCC encodes the following:
- a CDS encoding methyl-accepting chemotaxis protein yields the protein MEVANEKGKPKKQTISLVKYIGQTLVTVVPMISAMGVVIAYAMQLDRSKSVLMVIYFILSGILVGIFASLKNYIRFLKPIYSMQQKIFLVAQGDLTQRVKVSEKSEIAELGRSFNHMMNNFGTIITKLREMSKVWVASSEELSASSEEVTASNSSVADYTTQMASDAQEQARNQQQLLVMVREIENAAQMIAERATSVSHEAIGSEKHSGDGLAKLLIIVNTMEETNESVTNSMRTIEDLAEQSNRIGTITETIAQVARQTNLLALNAAIEAARAGEHGKGFAVVADEIRKLAENVASSTQEVAVITTLIQESIGHSVQGMMQTDSKVKESVRSIQEAQETLTTIANSTQEVSRDISDIAASSEQMLSSIEEINQYVDRVRQVSEEAVFKTETIRESTVEVTATMQSVAATAQTLAHSANQIQDVVEQFKVETRPLMELKPTVNA
- a CDS encoding spore coat protein yields the protein MIQLSEKEKLLLMDQKTHEEICVDKYAKYANQAQDPQLKQLFNSYSGKEQVHLDTINQLLSGQMPNMGGQQNQGQQGQNQQGQQAQPQQMPNPQQMAGGNQAYNQVDAKLCTDMLMTEKYVSGAYDTAIFEFRDPNIRQILNHIQKEEQEHGEGIFQYMQGHGMYQVH